The genomic segment GAAACGCTCATCGAAACCCTCAAAGCGCACAACATCCGACGAGCCGTCTGTTCGGGGGCGCTGCGGGAGGATATTGAACAAATGCTGGCCGGCAGCGACCTGCTCAATGCCTTTGATGTAATGGTCACAGCGGAAGACGTGAAAAAAGGCAAACCGGACCCCGAAGGCTACCTTCTGGCCCTGAAAAAACTCAACCAAAAGCAATCCCAGCCGATTCAGCCCGGCGAATGTGTTGTCATTGAAGATTCCCATTGGGGTCTGGCCGCCGCGGCCGCCGCCGGAATGCATCGAGTCGCCGTCACCAATACCTATCCGGCCGAGCAGCTCAGGGAGAAAGCCGAACGAGTTGTCTCTTCTCTGGAAGAACTGACCATCGACGACCTCCGGGATATGTGTAAATAAATATCCGTTTTATCTTTATAGTGCAACTATTTGTTTCACCCCGTCTTTCTCTTTTGCCAGATGTCTCACACAAAAATAACACAACTTATCCCTGTTAAAAACAAGGGCTTAAGACACCTTGACTTGACTTTTCCGTTATCTTGACTATACTTATTTGTTCTCTTTTCGACGTCTTTTCATTTCCGCATCTCCGGAATTAAACGTTTCTGAAGAGAAGAAGCGGTATTTTTTTGTTTTTAACAGAGTGGAATTTGTTTGATGCATTGAAAGAACGTAACGCAATTGGCCGGCTCTTTTGATTACAGTTTGATAAGCCGAATTCAGCAGGCCAACGACATTGTCGATGTGGTCTCTGAACACCTTCGCCTCGACAAGAAAGGCAAGGAACTGGTTGGGTTATGTCCATTTCACAGTGACCATCGGCCGAGTCTCTATGTCAGCCCCGCCAAGCAGATTTTTAAATGCTTTGCCTGCGGGGCAGGCGGCGATGTCCTGAAGTTTGTCCAAATGCGGGAAAATCTGACCTTCCCACAGGCGGTTGAGCGCCTTGCCCAGCGGGCGGGGATCGCCCTGGACCCTTCCTGGAAAAAGCGGCAATCCGCCGGAAATGAACCCAGCGCGGAAACCCTTGCCAGAATCAATCGATGGGCGATGCAGGTCTGGCAGCAGAATCTCTGGCATCCGGAAAAAGGCGCGGCGGCTCGACAATATCTGGAACAACGCAAAATCGCCAAAGACATTGCACGACAATGGAATCTCGGTCTGGCTTTGGACAGCTGGGATGACCTGACCGCCAGGGCCGCCATCGCAAAGATAAAATCGGCTCTTCTTGTTTCCGCCGGCCTTTCTGTGCCTAAAGACACCGGGGGCGTGTATGACAAATTCCGCAATCGCCTGATGTTCCCCATTCTGGACGTCAGCGGACGTGTTATCGGTTTCGGCGGACGCACATTGGCCAACGACCCCGCCAAATACATGAATTCGCCGAGCACCCTTCTTTTCGACAAAAGCCGCTGCCTTTACGGACTGTATCAGGCCCGGCATGCCGTCGTCGAAAGCGGAACCGCCGTGGTCGTCGAGGGCTACACAGATGCCCTGATGGCGCACCAGCACGGCATCCGAAACGTTGTTGCCACACTCGGCACCAGCTTTACGGAAGGACATGCCCATCTGCTCCGCCGGTTTGCCAAACGAATCATTCTGCTTTTTGACAGCGACACGGCCGGCCGAGCCGCGGCGGAGCGGGCCCTGGAAATCTGCCTTTCCGAAAAAATCGATATCCGGATGGCCTTTGTCCCGGAAGGAAAAGACCCCTGTGATTACATTCTCCAGGCCGGACCGGAGGCCTTCAAAAGGGTTCTGGACAACGCCCAGGATATTTTTGAGTATTCCTGGAAGCGTCTTCAGGAACAAGTTGAACAAAGCGACACCTTGAGGGACCGCGCCGAGGCCGCCCGCACCTTTCTCCAGCATGTGGCCGCCGGCATTACCACCGGAAAAATCGACACCATTTCCCGGACGATCCTGCTGAGCCGACTGAGCAGTCTCCTGAATGTTCCGGTCAGCCGAATTGAGGCCGAACTGAAAAAAATCATCAAAAAAAGTGAAATTTCCAATCCGGATGAACCGAAAAATCCCTCTTCCGTTCATTATATTATAGAGGCACAGCGGGAAGTCCTTCGGGCCCTTCTGAATGAGCCGGGCCTGATGGCCGAAGAGGAGGGAAAAATTCAATCGGAACTCTTTACGGAGCCGATACTTAAAGAAATTGCGGATGTCCTTTTGACCGCCCTTTGCGACGGGCTGGAGCCCACAATTGCTCAGCTGTGCGGGCATTTTGAATCGCCCCAGACGGCCCAGACAATTGTGCAGCTGTATGAAGAAGGACAGCAGACCGGACACCTCCGCTCACGTCTTCACAAAGCCCTGGAGGTTTTGCGGGAAGACCTGCGGATTCGGGAAAAAGAGGCCTTCAAAGCCGCCGCCACAGGCAGCGATGACCAGGCCCTGCGAAAAGTCGATGAAATAGCAAGAACCCAGAAAGGAAACCCGCGCTCCGGTATCTTGAAATTGTAAAATGGAACAACCGGACG from the Anaerohalosphaeraceae bacterium genome contains:
- the dnaG gene encoding DNA primase, with amino-acid sequence MAGSFDYSLISRIQQANDIVDVVSEHLRLDKKGKELVGLCPFHSDHRPSLYVSPAKQIFKCFACGAGGDVLKFVQMRENLTFPQAVERLAQRAGIALDPSWKKRQSAGNEPSAETLARINRWAMQVWQQNLWHPEKGAAARQYLEQRKIAKDIARQWNLGLALDSWDDLTARAAIAKIKSALLVSAGLSVPKDTGGVYDKFRNRLMFPILDVSGRVIGFGGRTLANDPAKYMNSPSTLLFDKSRCLYGLYQARHAVVESGTAVVVEGYTDALMAHQHGIRNVVATLGTSFTEGHAHLLRRFAKRIILLFDSDTAGRAAAERALEICLSEKIDIRMAFVPEGKDPCDYILQAGPEAFKRVLDNAQDIFEYSWKRLQEQVEQSDTLRDRAEAARTFLQHVAAGITTGKIDTISRTILLSRLSSLLNVPVSRIEAELKKIIKKSEISNPDEPKNPSSVHYIIEAQREVLRALLNEPGLMAEEEGKIQSELFTEPILKEIADVLLTALCDGLEPTIAQLCGHFESPQTAQTIVQLYEEGQQTGHLRSRLHKALEVLREDLRIREKEAFKAAATGSDDQALRKVDEIARTQKGNPRSGILKL
- a CDS encoding HAD family phosphatase, coding for MLRAVIFDFDGVIADSEFLHYKALNQIFEKYGVSVPKEVHWQKYLGYTDIENIQAVSEDYRMNLTPEQIHQMARQKAELFKQLAREETAILDGVETLIETLKAHNIRRAVCSGALREDIEQMLAGSDLLNAFDVMVTAEDVKKGKPDPEGYLLALKKLNQKQSQPIQPGECVVIEDSHWGLAAAAAAGMHRVAVTNTYPAEQLREKAERVVSSLEELTIDDLRDMCK